The DNA sequence GAGATTATGACTATTGAAGGCTTAGGAGATCCGGACAATCTACATCCGCTGCAGGAAAATTTTAAAGATCTTCAGGCCCTGCAGTGTGGATTTTGCGGTCCCGGGATATTCATGTCTGCCAAGGCTTTACTTGACAAGAATTCAGATCCCAGTGATTTAGAAATTAAAGAGGCGTTGGCCGGCAACCTTTGCCGCTGTACAGGTCATGTAAAGATTATTGATGCCATAAAAGCCACCGCGGCTGAAATGCAAGGGAGGGTTAAATAAGATGGATCCCAAAGCATTCAAAACTATCAATAAATCTATCCCCCGGCTTGATGTCCTTGATCAGTTGACCGGCAGGATGGTTTATGGTGTTGACATGAAGATGCCGGGTATGCTTTACGGTAAGATTATGAGAAGCCCTCACGCTCATGCAAAAATAGTTGAAATCGACACCTCAGCAGCTGAAAAGCTTCCCGGGGTTCATTCCATTTGCAAGGCTGAAGATTTTCCTTATAACGCCTTTGGCTTTTCTCACATGGATCAGCCGCTGCTGGCAGAAGGCAAGGTCCGCTATGTCGGAGAGCCGGTCGTTGCTGTAGCTGCCGATACGGAAGAGATTGCCGATGAAGCTTTGAACCTGATCAAGGTAACCTATGAACAGCTTCCGGTTATTATAGACCCCATTGAAGCGCTTAAGCCCGATGCCTGTCCGATTCATGAAAAGGGTAACCTGGTTACCCATATCAAGTTTATCAAGGGCGATATCGATAAGGGATTTGCCGAATCCGATGAAATTATTGAAGAACATTTCAAAACACCCAGCGTGGAACACGTCCACCTGGAGCCTCATGTCGCAATAGCCCAATATTCTACTGAAGGAGAATATACGGTTTGGACATCAGCCCAGCGACCCTTTACTTCTGCTGAGGGAGTAGCCAAGATTCTGAAAGTCCCTCAAAGTAAAATTCGCATAGTAGCAACCAAGATTGGCGGCGGTTTTGGTGGTAAGAATGAGATTACCATGGAACCGGTTGCCATGGTTCTGGCCAGGAAGGCAAAAAGGCCGGTTAAAATCGAGTACTCCCGTGAAGATGAATTCCTCGGTTCTACCAACAGGCATGCCTATCACCTGACCTATAAAACAGGTTTCAAGCGGGATGGGACTTTCATGGCCCGTCACATCGATATTATCAGTGATTCCGGAGCTTATGTGGGTTGGGGTCAGTGGACACTACAGAAAGCAGGC is a window from the Bacillota bacterium genome containing:
- a CDS encoding (2Fe-2S)-binding protein, translated to MIYEVNLKVNGQDYKVEVPADEKLVDTLRDRLELTGTKKGCGVGECGTCTILLDGKPVSSCLYLTVRAEGKEIMTIEGLGDPDNLHPLQENFKDLQALQCGFCGPGIFMSAKALLDKNSDPSDLEIKEALAGNLCRCTGHVKIIDAIKATAAEMQGRVK
- a CDS encoding molybdopterin cofactor-binding domain-containing protein yields the protein MDPKAFKTINKSIPRLDVLDQLTGRMVYGVDMKMPGMLYGKIMRSPHAHAKIVEIDTSAAEKLPGVHSICKAEDFPYNAFGFSHMDQPLLAEGKVRYVGEPVVAVAADTEEIADEALNLIKVTYEQLPVIIDPIEALKPDACPIHEKGNLVTHIKFIKGDIDKGFAESDEIIEEHFKTPSVEHVHLEPHVAIAQYSTEGEYTVWTSAQRPFTSAEGVAKILKVPQSKIRIVATKIGGGFGGKNEITMEPVAMVLARKAKRPVKIEYSREDEFLGSTNRHAYHLTYKTGFKRDGTFMARHIDIISDSGAYVGWGQWTLQKAGVFATGPYNIPHVRIDGRLVYTNKTMGGAMRGFGTPQVGFAYEAHMDTIAKKLNMDPADLRFKNIFHDGSITSSGQVLNNVNLEKTLRKVVEESGWYERRNRK